In Camelus dromedarius isolate mCamDro1 chromosome 4, mCamDro1.pat, whole genome shotgun sequence, the DNA window GCCTTGTAAGTCGGggagtggtgggtgggtgggtggcctCCGGAGGGAGTCCGTGCGGCTCCGCACGCCCTCCGCTGCCCTGCGGTCCAGGCGTTCGCGCGGGTCCCTCTGTCACCACTGGGCTCCCAGCACGCCCCCTCCCGGAGCCTGGCTGCACTTCTTCCGAGCGCACTTTTCCCAAGTGCATCTCGGTGGCATCCCTGCTAGGCGTGCCACCGCCTGCTATCGTTTAGCCAGGACCCCAACAGATGCCCCTGTCACTCCCAAACTCCACGTTTCTCATCTCTCCCGCTGGCAGACGATCAGACACGAGTGAGCCTTTCCCTGCTCCAGGAAGAGGGCCACGGCGACTACATCAACGGCAACTTCATCAGGGTCAGGCTGGGAGTCAGGGACggggcagagggggtgggggcgACAGTGGGACCTCCATGGTGAGCTCAGCCTTTACCAGGGCACAGACGGAAGGCGTGCCTACATCGCCACACAAGGACCACTGCCTCACACCTTGCTGGACTTCTGGCGCCTGATCTGGGAGTTTGGGGTCAAGGTCAGCTTGAGGGGAGGGTGAGGTGGGGCCAACATTCTGGGTCCTTCCTTGgccctctttcccccacccccagcccagatcACCTCCTTCTCCCTTACCCCTCTCGTCTAGGTGGTCCTGATGGCCTGCCGGGAGACGGAGAACGGGCGGGTAGGTGTCCTCAGCCCCTGGAATGCATGTCTTTGTGCACAGAGGAGGCGGGAGAAATCCTGCTTGCTTCTCCCTGACCCTAGGACTCGAGAGCCCAGTTCCTTGGAATGACCCCCCTGTAACTGCTGGAGCCCGCTATTACtctaattttgttgttgttctttttccttttattcgtGGGGCTTATATCCCCAATGACCTGCTGGTCTTTCCACCCCATTCCATACCATAGACCAGAAGGCCCCGTAACTGTGGCTTCCCCAGTACAACTCCGATCTCTTTCCACCTCTCTCCTTTATTCAGTCCACTCCAATCTCTCTGGCCTTTGCTTTGTCTTGGGTCCTATGCTTTGTCTGTTCCCTGTGTCTGGGACATACCCCCTTTCGTCTGCTCCATCACCACCTTCACATCTTGGCTGTAATGCTGCTTCCTCAATGAGATCTTCCTGAATCTCGCCCCATCTGAAACTCCCAGCACTCCCACTCTCCTTCCCTTGTcctactttcattttttcttctaagttctttttttgtttgtttttgttttttggatggggtggaggtaattaagtttacttacgtgtttttaaattaattttgattaatttgtttcttagtggaggtactggggattgaacccaagaccttgtgcatgctaagcaagcactctaccactgagctataccctccccacaaatttttattctctttgttttatttacttatttatttgtctgcttctggtttttttaggggggaggtaattaggtttatttattttttgatggaggcactggagactgaaaccaggacctcgtgcatgcaaggcacgtgctctaccactgagctataccccaccctcTTCAAAGTTCTTACCAACTTCTAACATACAAGATACTCTACAAATGTATTCTTTATCCCTAGTCTCCCTGATTAGAAGAAAagttccaggagggcagggatcttTGTTTTGCCTGTTAGAATAAATTCGTTACTTGGTAAATGTACGTCAGCAGTGAAGGCACAGGGGTTCTGCACCCTGGCCTGCTCTGTGGCCAGGACTGGAGGTGGGAAAGTCCTGCTCTGGGACAGCTGGCCCATCATGGAGCCTGTCCAGTCTGCAGTGTTGCACctttttcattcctaattttGGTAGTTTGTGGTCTGTCTCTCACCCCTGTGCAGTGTGGCTAGAATAAAGACAAGCAAACTTTAGCTGTTGTACTAAGTCTGTCCTGctgtctgtttttataaataaaacatattagaaTATAGCCATGTCCATTTGTTTACACAGTGTGGAAacctgctttcatgctacaaggGCCAAGTTCAGTAGTTGTAAGTTAGGTAGATTCTGTGGCTCGCAAAGTCtggaatatttattatctggccctttatagaaacaGCCAATCTCTGGGCTagagttttatcaattttattattttttgaaaggaGCATCTTtgggttttattcattttctctattttttcattgttatttgattaatttcttctctcacctttattatttccttccttctggttaTCTAGGTttaacttcctctttttttttcttctagttcctTAAGCTTAGATGataaaatttgtgattttttttcacatgtaagCATTTAatgtcattcatttttctctaagcactgctttagccgCATCTCACAAACTGCGTATGTTGTGGCTTCTTTTCCAATAAGTTCAAGGTATTCTCTAATtttccttgatttcttctttgactgaTGGTATTTGACCATGGCTGTGCTTACTTTCCAAATACTTGGGGACGTTTCCATATATCTTCTTGTTATTAAGTTTCcattaattccattgtggtcagagaacaacTTTATATGTTTTCAGTCTTTCCAAATGTTCTGAAACTTGTTGTGTGGCCATGAACATGatctatcttggtaaatgttttgtgtgcacttgaaaagaatgtgtattctggttTTCTTGAGTGGAGTGtcctataaatatcaattaggtCAAATTGATTGTCTTTCTGAAAGACACTTTAATATCTTCTGTATCTTTACTGTGTCTTCCGGatcttcactgatttttttttttctctagatgtTTCATCAattgacaagagaggagtgttgGAACCTACAACTGTTCTCTGTCAAGACGAGCTTGTCAATAATATTTTTCAGATCTtattattcttacttttttttatctGCTTGCTTGATTATTTGCTGAAAGAGGAGTTTTGAAATCTCTAACTCTAATTTTAGATTTCTCggtttctcctttcagttctgtcagtttttgcttcaagTATTTTAAAACCCTATAGTTAAGTGCAAATACAGTTAGGATTATGTCTTCCTGGTAAATCAGTCCCATTTTCAATATTGTAATGTCCCTTTTGTCTCTGGCaatattctgttttctgaagTGTACTTTGATATTAATAGaaccatttaaatttctttagatTACAGTGtgcatgatatatatattttttattgttttactttttatctgTCTTCATTTCTATCTTTAAAGCGTGTTTCTTATAGCTGGCGTATTGTGGGGACTTACTTTTTTACCCAGTCTGACAATCTCTACCTTTCATTGGAGTATTTAGTCTCTAATATAATCATCAATAATGTGTCTAAATCTACCGTTTTGCtatgttttctatttgttccatctgttctttgttccttttctccttttgtcttctttttaaatgagaattttaataaatCCATTTCATaatcattattcatttattagttataCCTCTTTGTATTATGTGTTTGTGTGCTTCATGGAATGTAgactaacaataataataataatattatgcCATTTCCTGTAAAATGTGAGAACTTTACAATAGCATATTTCAATTTTCTCTCTCCAAGCTTTAGGCTATTGTTGCCATaggatttacttcaaaatataaaatatactacaCAGCACACTGCTATTATTTTTGATAtagattatcttttttaaaaaacaaccttACTGAAATACTATTCATCCACGTTAAGTGTGCAATTTCagttgtttttagtatattcctgAGTTACACAACCATCACCGCagtaaattttagaacattttcatcaccccgtTAAGAAACTCTCTATCCATTGGAAGTCACACTCCATTTCGTACTAAACTCCACCCTAGACAACCCCTAATCTCTTTTTtggtctctacagatttgcccaCCGTGGACTTTTCATATAACTGGAATCATATGATACGTTGTCTTTtgcaactggcttctttcactaagcgTAGTGTTTTTAAAGTGCAGGCATAGTGTAGCATGTGTCAATACTGCACTACTTCACTCCTTgctgctgaataacattccattgaatggatataccacattttatttattcattaatcacTTTATAGAATTcgagctgtttccagtttttggtaattatgaacagtgctgctgtaaacactcACGTGCAAGCTTTCATGCAGATGctatgtcttcatttctttcgGGTACATACCTAGCagtggaatagctgggtcatgtggtaactctatttttagcattttgaggaactgccagactgttttccacagtggctacattgttttacatttcacccagcaatgtatgaaggttccaattcctccacatcctcatcaacacttgttactgtctcttttttattatagccatcatactgggtgtgaagtgatgttcatcaagtcttttttttttttccagttgtggtaaaatatatataacataaaaattgccattttaacgatttcaagtgtacaatttagAAACATTAAGTCCATTCACAAGGTTTACGCTGCCTATTTGAGGTCCCTCGtatcagtggaatcatacaatacttgTCCTTTTGTCTCTGGTTTATTTCGGTTAtcctgttttcaaggttcatctatgttgcagtatgtatcagaatttcattctttttagggctgaataacattttgtttatccattcatctgttgatggacattgggttgtttctacctttggctattgtgactggtgctgctatgaacattggtataTTAAGTATTTTGAGTCCTTGTTTTCAGTCCTTTTGGGTATATactagaagtagaattactggttCATACGGCAATTCTGTGtttaatccccccccccccccgccacaaTGGTGGCACCATTTTATACTCTCACTAGCAATACATAAACACTGTTTAATTTTGAGGAATTCAAAATTCCTTTCTGTTGTTTTgatgtgcttttggtgttgtatctaagaagtCAGTGTCTAACCATAGGTCAaaaagatttactcctatgttttcttctaagtgttttatagttttatctcttacatttaggtttctgattcattttgagttaattttggtatATGGTGGGAGTTAGAGGTCCAGATTCATTCTTGTGTATGTCAATATGCatttgtcccagcaccatttgttgaaaagactgtgcCTTCttcattgaatggtcttggtgCCTTGTTGAAAACCAGTTGCCCATGACggtaaaggtttatttctggactctcagctcTATTCCATTGATTGATATGTCTATCTTTGTGCCAGTCCTGCATGATTTTGATTATGGTAGCattgtaataagttttgaaatcaggaaggaTGAGTTCTCCAAATCAGTTCTTCTTTTTTCAAGACTGTGTTGGCTTTTCTGGGTCACTTGCTGTGCAGGAAAGAATCAACATAGCAGGCATAACTATTTATGCttaaaaagattttcctgcaaggTTGGCTCTTGGCTAGGAATAGGATTTCCAGTGAGAGTGGCTCACTACACCTCAACTGTTTATACAGACAATGTGTTTATGTGACAATAGGTTTATGTGAACACCTGCTTTCTTTCTGGGAGTCTGAGGTTTTGGTACATGCTAGTCAGAGATGCCTACATACCATACAGAGTGCCTCAGGAAATACGCAGGGCACTGAATTCCTAAGTGTGGTCTTGGGTATCCACAAGACACTTATTAATGTTAACGTATTAATGCTTATATATTAGTGTTAAGATCAGCTTGCCAATATCTTCAAAAAGCCTTCTGGGATTTTGATGGGAATTGAATCTATCAATTTCTAGGGTACAAAGATAACAATTTTTTCTGTGTTGATCTTGTGTCCTACAACCTTGCCaaactcatttattagctctaattgtgtgtgtgtgtgtgttctttagggctttctatatataACGTCATGCTATCTGCAGATTGAgatagttttgcttcttcctttccaatctgggtaaccttccttccttcctgtctttcttattccttctctccctgtcttttttctttttctctctctttctcttcctcccttccaccctctctcctttccttccttcatttctttttttgtatttgcaCTGGCTGCAACTTCCAGTACAGAGTTGAACAGAAGAGGAAAGTGCAAacacccttgtcttgtttctgatcttaagtGCAAAGCAGTCTTTCATGATTAAGTACTAGGTTAGCTGTAGGGTTTGgtagatttgggttttttttttttttatcatgatgAGGAATTTCCTTTCTATGTCTAGTTCCTTTCATGGTTTTATCATGAAagatgttcaaaaatattttctgcatctattcagttgattatgtggttttgttttattttctattaatatgGTACATGATATTGTTCGACTTTCATAGATGCAACCAACCTTGGGTTCCTGGGATTAATGCCACTTGGTCCCTGTGTGTAatcatttcttaatattttgttgagttttgTGTCTGTATTCTTGAGACGTTgagtagttttcttgtgatgtctctGGTTtgaggggaggtcattaggtttacttatttattctatttaattaattaatttgttaatggaggtatgctaagcatgcactctaccgctgaccTACACCCTCTCCGCtcttctgtctggttttggtatcagaataatACTGGCCTCATACAATATGTTGGGAAATGTCCCTTCAAATTTGTGTGTGTCGGGGGGTAGTTTGTGAAGGATTGctattatttcctccttttggGGTAAAATTCATTAGATTACcttttaaagatgttaaaaatgagAGATACCTTTTACATCCAGCTGTGTACTTACCTTTTTCTTTACTCCTCACCCCTTTGTGTTAGGTCTGTAGTTCATCTGGTGTCATGTTCCTTTGGTCTGAAGAGCTTACTTTAGTGTTTATCATAGTGCAGGCTTGCTTGTGATAAAGTCTCAGCTTTTGTGTGTCTGAAAGCTATTTAATTTCAGCAGTTTTAGGATGTCCCACCATTGACTTCTGGCTTGTAGAGTTTCTGACAAAACTCTGCTGTCATTCTTATCCTTGTTCCTCAGTATGTAATGTGTCTCGTGTGTGtgatgcttttaagatttttgtctttatcattGTTTTTCAACAATTTGTTCACAAACTGCCTTGGTGTGGCTTTATGATTTTTCTCTCCCTGTGCTTCACGGACCTTCTGGGATCTGTGGGTTCATAGTTTAATcaaatttggagaaatttccagctCTAGTTTCTTCAGAAATAGTTTCTGTTCTTCCCTATCCTTCTGGactacagacacacatacattaGACCACTTGATATATTTTCACAGGAATCTGATTCTCTGTTCgttttttacccatttttttcctctctcttttcattttgaatagtttctattgctatgtcttTATGTTCACTGGGCTTTTCTTCTGATGTCTAATCTATTAGACagtgaattttttaattgaagtacagtcaattacaatgtgtctttctctggtgtacagcacaatgttcccagtcatgcatatatatatatatgcatatatatatattcattttcatatttttccattaaaagttattgcaagatattgaacataggtCCCTATGCTATACAAAGGAAACTCttaaaaatctatctttatatatagtggccaacatttgtaaatctcaaactcccaaatttatcccctcccacaatttcataaatttaatttttcctctctAGAAGTTCCACTGAGGTCTTTTTTAtagctttcatttcattttcatcaccttaatgttttccttttcattttgaatatattttgtaatatttataaaagctgttttaaagtctttgcttTTTTCCTCATCTCTATTGGGTCTCCTTTTGCTGATTTTTTCTTCTGGGTAGAGGTcacattttctcacttctttgtATGTCTAGTAAATTTTTATTAgatgcttaatatttttaattttacacaaGTAAGTGTTGGGCTTTGTTATCTTCCTTTAAAGGGTGTTGAACTTTTTCTGGAAGGCAGTTAAGTTACTTTTGGGTGTTTGatcattttaagttttgtttttaagctttggGTAGCGGGGCGGGCCTAGACTAGCCTTTCTTCTAGAAGTAAATTTGTTCTACTTCTGATGTGTGTCCTTCGAGTTCCCTCTTGAACGCCCAATCAGGTCTCTCCTCTCTGGCTGgaggaaatgtaaattatttctgtCCCATTGTGAGTACTAGGAAATGAGATGAACATTATTATTCTTTCATGGGAAGTCATTCTTGCCTGGCCTCTGGGGGTTTCTGGTTCTATGTACCCAGATTATTATTCCAGCTTTAAGGGGATTCCTATGCAGAGTCCTGGAGTTTGTTGCTTTGGTTTCTGTAGCTCTGTTCTTTCAAGAACTCTGCCTTGACCTCCTGGGCCATGATCTCTGGCTTTTCAACTTACTGGGATCATCAGTCTCTGTGCCCTGCAGCCTGGTGACTGCCTCTAGGCAGTAAGCTGGGGTGGTCCTAGGGTTCGATTCATGTGTTTCCCTTTGGTCAGTGATCACAGTCCTGCAATGTTCAGGTCCCATGTCTGCAAATAATGGCTTGTATATTTCATGGAGGTTTTTAGTTACTTACAAGCAGAAGAACACTCTGGACCGTcttcctcctgcactgttggAAGCTCTCATCTCTACTGAGTCTGGGTGCTGGCCTCCTTCGTGGCTGCCGCCACCTGTGCTTCCATCAGCAACCTGGGCTGTCCAGTAGGCGTGTGCACGTATCAACGTGAACTCTGAGGCAGACCCCCGCTTCaccccctgcccttcctcccttgCCTTTTGTAGAAAAAGTGTGAGCGTTACTGGGCCCAAGAACAGGAACCGCTGCAGATTGGGCTTTTCTACATCACTCTGGTGAGCTGGGGCAGAGGGGGGACAGCATTTGATGGAGTCTGGGATGTTGTGGGACATTTCACAGGAGATTCTGAGTTGGCAATCTTGTGGGCTGGGCCCGAAAGGATGAACAGTTTTCCCAcggtcacatacacacacatgcacacacgcacacactgcaGAAAGCATGCAAATAGTCAGAACTCATTAGGTATTGCTTTTGCATTTGAACTATAATCATGGTTATCTCTGTAAATATAAACTTGCCTTGGTTGGGTTCTTAAACTTATTTCCCTTACCGTCCCCAAAGAACTCAGGAAAATCTCTCACCTCAAGTCAGACACACAGTTGGTCCTGAATAAATACAGTGaaactgttttcttttagaacaaaagacatttgtttcactggaaatgagcatgtgggataTTTAACCAtagttcctctttctctcctctttccttcacaAAAGTCATGGGGGACGTTTGGGCTAAATGAATTTTTCGAAAAGATGCTTTCGTATTTGATCTTTAATCAGAAATGCTTTGTTTTCTGTAAATATGTCTTTTGGCACCTGTGATCTTCGTTCCCCGCCCTTTTCTCACCTCCTCCACATCCACAGACAAGGGAGATGTGGCTGAATGCAGACATCATGCTCAGGACCCTCCAGGTCACCTTCCAGAAGGTActgaaagggaaagaggagactCCCACACGGAAAGGGCTGTTTCCTgcctctcatctgtaaaatgggcatggaCAGTAATACCCATCTCTCAGTTACTGCCTGTTGCGTTtaaatggaacatgtgtagaactGGGCTGACATGtagtaagggctcaataaatgcttgtctttcttttttcaccctttccccctcttttcctgTGTTTCAGGAATCCCGCTGTGTGTACCAACTGCAGTATATGTCCTGGCCAGACAGAGGGGTCCCTAGCAATCCCGACCACGTGCTTGCCATGGTGGAGGAAGCCCGTCGCCTCCAGGAATCTGGTCCCAGCCCCCTTTGTGTCCACTGCAGGTTTAGGAGACGGGCTTTGTTGGGGGGTGGTCTGGTGAGACAGAGGGGAAGGcgatgggggagggaggcaggggatgaCTGTGCAGGGAGGGCTTGGAGCCGGTCTTGCCGTTTGAGTGCCCATTCGGAGAAACCAGGGGCCAAGCTTGCTCAAGTTGCAACCAAAATTgttggcatttattgagcacagacTGTCCGCTGGGGAGGAAGCACACAGCGGATACTCAGCAACTCTAAGCAATCTAAAAGTTTTCCTTTCAAATGATAATCTGGGATTCTGGGAATCAAAAGGTGCtgcagggccccccccccccgccccccgcaagGCCCTCACACCCAACCCCAAATACCGTTTAAAGGGGGTTTGTGGGCAGTCCCTGACCTAGCTTGCTCTGATTCTCACTTGTCAGCGCCGGCTGTGGGCGAACAGGTGTCCTGTGCACCGTGGATTATGTGAGACAGTTGCTCCTGACCCAGGTAGGAAGAGGGTGTCCATGTGCACCTGTGCAGTCTGGGTCCTTTGCCCACGAGGTCCTGCTCACCCGTCTCTCTGTCCTAGATGATCCCACCTAACTTCAGCCTCTTCAATGTGGTCCTCGAGATTCGGAGGCAGCGGCCTTCAGCGGTACAGACTGAGGTGGGAGCCTGAACTCCTCCTTCCAAAGACATGTCCCTCCTCCTCGTCTGCCCTTCCCGATGACCCCTCCCCCCTCTGCCCCCCAGGAGCAGTACAGGTTCCTGCACCACACGGTGGCTCAGATGTTCCTCTCAGCGCTCCAAAATGCCAGCCCTCACTACCAGAACCTCAAGGAGGTACCACGGCCCCCTTTCCAACCCTCAGAGACCGGAACCCAGAGAAGAGGTCTATGACCGCCACCTTCGCAGGGTCCAGCCCCTGGACTCCTCCTGGGAGCAGGGACTGACACATTGTGATCCCTACCTTTGTCCTCCTCCTTGCTGCCTTATCAGACTGTCCCCTCTTAAGCTTCCCCCACAGTGGCCCACGGTGACCTCCGTCAGGAGCCCGGATAGCTTCCTCCCAAGCCTCACGTGCTTGCCCTCCGGTCTTCCCCCAGAACTGTGCCCCGCTCTACGACGACGCCCTCTCCGTCCGGACTTCCCAGGCCCTCGCTGCCATAGCCCGCCCGTCCGGCGGGATCCTCAGGTACCCAGCTCCATCCCCGCATTCTTCCCTTTCCGATTTCTCTCGCCTGGAGGCGAACCCTTTCCTCACGCTGGAAACACCAGCCCCTTCCTTGCCGTTCACTTCAAATATTCACTGGCCCTTTGAATGGAGCTCTGGAACCCTCCGCTGGCTGACTCCTTAATCCCAGCGATCCCATCGTCTCAGCCTCTAAGGCGAGCCCTACAGGGCGATGTTAACCCTTTCCCCGCTCCCCAGTCATTAATTCAGCAGGTATTTCTTGATGCTGCCCACCTGTCAGGCCTCCTGTCGGGTGCAGCGGAGCCTTCAGCCCTCGGTCCTTGAGACCAGTTCTCCATTTTGAggctctcccttccttccctttagATGTCActtcctcattcatttattcaacaaagaaTTACACGGAGATGACCACCCCTCACTTCCAGCACCCGCCCCATTCACCTGCCAGGCTTCGCTCCTTCATGCACGCAACCTGCCAGGCGATAGGGACACAGAAATGAGACCCCCTTCCCCAGAGATACAAGAGcctccgcctcctccctccctaacTGCGCGCCGCCTGGGCGGGAAGGAAGCCAGTGGTTTGTGCGCTGAGCGCGCTGCCCCCTCCTTTCCTCGGCGCCGCCGTTTCACTtcctcccgccctcccctcccgcaGGAGCATCTCGGTGCCCGGGCCCCCGGCCCTCGCCATGAACGACACGTACGCGGTGGTGCAGAAGCGCCCGGCCCCCGCGGGTACCGGGGAGGCGGCGGGCGCGCGGGCGCGCAGCGCGTTGGAGGCGCCGGTCTACAGCCAGGTGATGCCGCGCGGCCGGCGGCCCCAGTCGCACGCGGAGGACACGCGCGGGGCGCTGCCCGGCCGCGGTGAGTCCAGGCAACAGGGgcgcggggctggggagggccgcCCCCTACTTGTTCCTTCTCCCGATTCCCCGCTGGCTGCGGCCTGGAGGACCCCGGCGGCCacgaggaccccccccccccaaccacgCCCGCAAGCCCGGACCAGCGGCGCCCCGGACGCTGACGTGCGGGCTTCCCCGGCCACGCCTCTGCGGCTCTCGCCGGTCCCCCGGTCACGCCCGGAAGCGTCGCGGGCCCAACCGCGGCCCCGAGGCCGTGACGTTTCTCTGGCCAGGCCACCTCGTCCGGGCCGAGGTCTCCGTCTTGGCCGCGCCTCTCCGGCAGGGCCCGGTCCTCTTCGCCTAGGCCTCCTTCTCGGGCTGGGGAGGATGCGGCTTTGCCCGGGGTGGGTTTCCGGAACTCCGCGGGGCGGCCGGAGTTGACTCGGTGAGGGCGGTTTTCTGCCCGCAGTGCCGGCTGAGCAGAGCGCAGCGGGGCCCGGCGCCTACGAGGACGTGGTGGACGGAGCCCAGAGCGGTGGGCTAGGTAAGTCAGACCGCCCGGGGCGCTCGGGCTCTCTGCAGCTTTGACTGAGTCCCAGGCGTTTGGGGTTTAGGGATGGTGGCAGGGAACTCACAACCGCGGAGTCCTGTGGATGTGGCCGCAGTAAACCAGGAGGACCTGGAGGTTTGGAGATGACTTTCCACCAGTGGCCAGCCTCTCCACGCCTCAGCTTCTCCGTGAGACCGACGGTGCCCTTCCTCTTCCAGGGTTCAACATGCGCATTGGGAGGCCTAAAGGACCCCGGGACCCCCCTGCCGAGTGGACCCGGGTGTGAGCGCTGCGCAGCTGCCTGCCTGTTGCTCCGCATGGGAGCTGAGggccctgctctgctctgtgaaGTGTTGGCACTGGGAATGGGGGTCGGATCAAAATAAAGGTTTCTCCGTGTGGGAGATGAGGTTTTGGCCCCGTGATTGTAGCATTCAAGGCCTGAGGCTTGGGCAGGTAGTTGGCGGGTAATGGCTGGTGAAGTTACTCTGAGAAGATTCAAGAATGAACTCAACTCCAAGGGTCTGGGGCAGGGCTTCCAGTTGTGAAGGGGCGGATGGACAGGTAGGCTTCTGGAGACTGTCCCCATCAGCACTTAAAGGACTGGTTGGTGTCAGTATTTGAGTCTCCCTCGCTCAGAGACTCAGCCGATGACACAGAGAAATAGATGGGCCCCACCCCAAATCCACCATTCAGACTGATGGAGGCCAGGCATAACAACCACCAAGCAGACTTATTTCAGACAGACAGGTAGAAACTCCCCAGATGGGCAGGCAGACAGATGGACCCCCAACCTGGACAGGGAGGTAGCCATACCCCAGACAGTCAGACCTGCAGAGGGACAGGCACAGCTGGATGGGTGGACCTCCAGCCAGAGAGACAGGCCACCCAACAGCCtgacagaccccccccccccagcaaaaGACACCACCCGAAAGACAGATTCCCTCCCCTAGCTAGGCCACCAGAAGACACTAGCCAGATAGACCCCTGGCTGAACAGCTTCTCTGACAGACAGAAACAGATCTCTGGCTAAACAGATAGAGATGTCTTCTCAGCTAGAGCTCCCAGATCCACAGACCCACCCCAACATGGGCAGACCGACTGACAGACCTTCTAGTCACACAGACTCCCAGCTAGCAGAATGGACTTCCAGCCAGGCAGATACCAGCCACACAGACCCACCTAGCCAGCCAGACTTTTCCAGCTAGGCAGACAGGTAGACAGACCCCCACCAACTCACCAAGTACACAGAACCCACAGTTTGGCAGACAAATTGATGTGTCTCCTGCTGGGAAGACAGCCAGGTGGACCCCCTCCCCAGGTGATCAACTGA includes these proteins:
- the PTPN18 gene encoding tyrosine-protein phosphatase non-receptor type 18 isoform X4; amino-acid sequence: MACRETENGRKKCERYWAQEQEPLQIGLFYITLTREMWLNADIMLRTLQVTFQKESRCVYQLQYMSWPDRGVPSNPDHVLAMVEEARRLQESGPSPLCVHCSAGCGRTGVLCTVDYVRQLLLTQMIPPNFSLFNVVLEIRRQRPSAVQTEEQYRFLHHTVAQMFLSALQNASPHYQNLKENCAPLYDDALSVRTSQALAAIARPSGGILRSISVPGPPALAMNDTYAVVQKRPAPAGTGEAAGARARSALEAPVYSQVMPRGRRPQSHAEDTRGALPGRVPAEQSAAGPGAYEDVVDGAQSGGLGFNMRIGRPKGPRDPPAEWTRV
- the PTPN18 gene encoding tyrosine-protein phosphatase non-receptor type 18 isoform X2; this encodes MSGSLDAARSFLEQLEARGGREGAVLASEFSDIRARSAAWKTDNVCTTEAGNRPENMRKNRYKDVVPYDQTRVSLSLLQEEGHGDYINGNFIRGTDGRRAYIATQGPLPHTLLDFWRLIWEFGVKVVLMACRETENGRKKCERYWAQEQEPLQIGLFYITLTREMWLNADIMLRTLQVTFQKESRCVYQLQYMSWPDRGVPSNPDHVLAMVEEARRLQESGPSPLCVHCSAGCGRTGVLCTVDYVRQLLLTQMIPPNFSLFNVVLEIRRQRPSAVQTEEQYRFLHHTVAQMFLSALQNASPHYQNLKENCAPLYDDALSVRTSQALAAIARPSGGILRSISVPGPPALAMNDTYAVVQKRPAPAGTGEAAGARARSALEAPVYSQVMPRGRRPQSHAEDTRGALPGRVPAEQSAAGPGAYEDVVDGAQSGGLGFNMRIGRPKGPRDPPAEWTRV
- the PTPN18 gene encoding tyrosine-protein phosphatase non-receptor type 18 isoform X3 — translated: MGLSASHSTMWCLGFLACTMGTSIRVPALEDIRARSAAWKTDNVCTTEAGNRPENMRKNRYKDVVPYDQTRVSLSLLQEEGHGDYINGNFIRGTDGRRAYIATQGPLPHTLLDFWRLIWEFGVKVVLMACRETENGRKKCERYWAQEQEPLQIGLFYITLTREMWLNADIMLRTLQVTFQKESRCVYQLQYMSWPDRGVPSNPDHVLAMVEEARRLQESGPSPLCVHCSAGCGRTGVLCTVDYVRQLLLTQMIPPNFSLFNVVLEIRRQRPSAVQTEEQYRFLHHTVAQMFLSALQNASPHYQNLKENCAPLYDDALSVRTSQALAAIARPSGGILRSISVPGPPALAMNDTYAVVQKRPAPAGTGEAAGARARSALEAPVYSQVMPRGRRPQSHAEDTRGALPGRVPAEQSAAGPGAYEDVVDGAQSGGLGFNMRIGRPKGPRDPPAEWTRV
- the PTPN18 gene encoding tyrosine-protein phosphatase non-receptor type 18 isoform X1 codes for the protein MGLSASHSTMWCLGFLACTMGTSIRVPALEAGSVLSGRRGHLSQATCRASLEKPLSQDSDLASLWLSPPSPGSSRGAPLQDIRARSAAWKTDNVCTTEAGNRPENMRKNRYKDVVPYDQTRVSLSLLQEEGHGDYINGNFIRGTDGRRAYIATQGPLPHTLLDFWRLIWEFGVKVVLMACRETENGRKKCERYWAQEQEPLQIGLFYITLTREMWLNADIMLRTLQVTFQKESRCVYQLQYMSWPDRGVPSNPDHVLAMVEEARRLQESGPSPLCVHCSAGCGRTGVLCTVDYVRQLLLTQMIPPNFSLFNVVLEIRRQRPSAVQTEEQYRFLHHTVAQMFLSALQNASPHYQNLKENCAPLYDDALSVRTSQALAAIARPSGGILRSISVPGPPALAMNDTYAVVQKRPAPAGTGEAAGARARSALEAPVYSQVMPRGRRPQSHAEDTRGALPGRVPAEQSAAGPGAYEDVVDGAQSGGLGFNMRIGRPKGPRDPPAEWTRV